The Micromonospora sp. NBC_01740 genome includes a window with the following:
- a CDS encoding glutamate ABC transporter substrate-binding protein gives MRITRVAALAAAATLALGMTACGGDDADEGTGAGSKSFAAGSTMERLNKAQAIKIGTKFDQPGFGQKGLSGKPEGFDVEVAKIIVKELGIPEDKIEWVEAPSKVREDVIVNGTVDLVAATYTINDKRKERIAFAGPYYEAGQNIMVKKDEAAITGPDSFKDGAKKVCSVTGSTPAEEIKKHVKDVATQLVLFDTYDKCRDALKGGQVDAVTTDNVILLGYIAKDEASFKLAGENFTKEPYGLGVKKEDTDFRNFVNDTLEKAFADGSWKKAWDDTAGKFGAELGSAPTVNRY, from the coding sequence ATGCGTATCACGCGCGTAGCGGCGCTCGCGGCGGCCGCCACCCTGGCGCTCGGCATGACCGCCTGCGGTGGCGACGACGCCGACGAGGGCACCGGCGCCGGCAGCAAGTCCTTCGCCGCCGGCAGCACGATGGAGCGCCTCAACAAGGCCCAGGCCATCAAGATCGGCACGAAGTTCGACCAGCCCGGCTTCGGCCAGAAGGGCCTGTCCGGCAAGCCGGAGGGCTTCGACGTCGAGGTCGCGAAGATCATCGTCAAGGAGCTGGGCATCCCCGAGGACAAGATCGAGTGGGTCGAGGCCCCCTCGAAGGTCCGCGAGGACGTGATCGTGAACGGCACGGTCGACCTCGTCGCCGCCACCTACACGATCAACGACAAGCGCAAGGAGCGCATCGCGTTCGCCGGGCCGTACTACGAGGCCGGCCAGAACATCATGGTGAAGAAGGACGAGGCCGCCATCACCGGGCCGGACTCGTTCAAGGACGGCGCCAAGAAGGTCTGCTCGGTCACCGGCTCCACGCCGGCCGAGGAGATCAAGAAGCACGTCAAGGACGTCGCCACCCAGCTGGTGCTCTTCGACACCTACGACAAGTGCCGCGACGCCCTCAAGGGCGGCCAGGTCGACGCCGTCACCACGGACAACGTGATCCTGCTCGGCTACATCGCCAAGGACGAGGCGTCGTTCAAGCTGGCCGGCGAGAACTTCACCAAGGAGCCGTACGGCCTCGGGGTGAAGAAGGAGGACACCGACTTCCGCAACTTCGTCAACGACACGCTGGAGAAGGCGTTCGCCGACGGCAGCTGGAAGAAGGCCTGGGACGACACCGCCGGCAAGTTCGGCGCCGAGCTCGGCAGCGCGCCGACCGTCAACCGCTACTGA
- a CDS encoding MFS transporter has translation MATDLAAPLAAADVAPIQRRTLRLLFVTQIVGGIGVTIGVAVGALLASDVAGTAVAGLVSSAAVVGGALLAVPVTRIMTVRGRRPGLVVAYLTGAAGGALVVLAAVTRWVPLLFLGMLLFGGGSAANLQARYTAVDLAEPARRGRQLSLIVWATTLGAVAAPNFASLADRTTSGWGLPTLAGPFAFSAVALVLAAGAILALLRPDPLLTARRLAAAGTPAAPVVAPGPTARRGAGMRAAWAVVRARPAARLGIVAVAVGHLVMVAVMVMTPVRLHEWHDDADVLRVVGLVLSLHIAGMYALAPVAGWLTDRVGRRAVILGGVGLLLTACAVAGTAGHHTAWLSVGLFLLGLGWSGTMVAGSTLLSESVPVGIRPSVQGLSDLTMGLAGAAAGAVSGFVVEAAGYPVLTGLAAVAVVPLVTLALRPVPVGAPDEED, from the coding sequence ATGGCCACCGACCTCGCCGCGCCGCTCGCCGCGGCCGACGTCGCGCCCATCCAGCGGCGTACCCTGCGGCTGCTCTTCGTCACCCAGATCGTCGGCGGGATCGGGGTGACCATCGGCGTCGCCGTCGGGGCGCTGCTCGCCTCCGACGTCGCCGGCACCGCCGTCGCGGGCCTGGTCAGCAGTGCCGCCGTGGTGGGCGGGGCGTTGCTCGCCGTGCCGGTCACCCGGATCATGACCGTGCGTGGCCGGCGGCCCGGCCTGGTCGTCGCGTACCTCACCGGCGCGGCCGGCGGCGCCCTGGTGGTCCTCGCCGCGGTGACCCGCTGGGTCCCGCTGCTCTTCCTCGGCATGCTCCTGTTCGGCGGCGGCAGCGCGGCCAACCTCCAGGCCCGCTACACGGCGGTGGACCTGGCCGAGCCGGCGCGCCGGGGCCGCCAGCTCTCGTTGATCGTCTGGGCCACCACCCTCGGCGCGGTCGCCGCGCCGAACTTCGCCTCGCTCGCCGACCGCACCACCAGCGGCTGGGGGCTGCCGACGCTGGCCGGTCCGTTCGCGTTCAGCGCCGTCGCGCTCGTGCTGGCCGCCGGGGCGATCCTGGCGCTGCTGCGGCCGGACCCGCTGCTCACGGCGCGCCGGCTGGCGGCGGCCGGCACCCCGGCGGCCCCCGTCGTCGCGCCGGGGCCGACCGCCCGGCGCGGTGCGGGCATGCGGGCCGCCTGGGCGGTGGTACGCGCGCGGCCGGCCGCCCGGCTCGGCATCGTCGCGGTGGCGGTCGGCCACCTGGTCATGGTCGCGGTGATGGTGATGACCCCGGTGCGCCTGCACGAGTGGCACGACGACGCCGACGTGCTGCGGGTGGTCGGTCTCGTGCTGAGCCTGCACATCGCCGGCATGTACGCCCTCGCCCCGGTGGCGGGCTGGCTCACCGACCGGGTCGGTCGCCGGGCGGTGATCCTCGGTGGCGTCGGGCTGCTGCTCACGGCGTGCGCGGTCGCCGGTACGGCCGGGCACCACACGGCCTGGCTCTCGGTCGGGTTGTTCCTGCTCGGCCTGGGCTGGTCGGGGACCATGGTCGCGGGCTCGACGCTGCTGTCGGAGTCCGTGCCGGTGGGGATCCGGCCGAGCGTGCAGGGGCTCTCCGACCTGACCATGGGGCTCGCCGGTGCCGCCGCCGGGGCGGTCAGCGGGTTTGTCGTGGAGGCGGCCGGTTACCCGGTGCTCACCGGGCTCGCGGCGGTCGCGGTGGTGCCCCTGGTGACGCTAGCGTTGCGGCCGGTGCCGGTGGGGGCACCGGACGAGGAGGACTGA
- a CDS encoding acyl-CoA dehydrogenase family protein, translated as MEQHLYERDHEEFRELCREFLTREAVPHHERWEADGIVDREVWRRAGAAGLLGMDVDAEYGGGGQRDFRFNAVLDEEIVASGCTGLGFGLHNDVVAPYLTELTTDEQRKRWLPGFCSGDLVTAIAMSEPGAGSDLAGIRTSAVRDGDGWVLNGQKTFITNGEMADLVVVVVRTAPEQGAHGVSLIAVESGTPGFSRGRRLAKVGLKANDTAELFFDDCRVPADNLIGTENHGFYHLMANLPRERLSIAVVAVAAAERLLAVTLDYARSRQAFGRPIGAFQHNRFLLAELDTEVTIARTFVNHCVAEYGAGRLSVTDAAKAKWWTTELQNKVADRCVQLHGGYGYMLEYPVAKAWLDGRVQTIYGGTTEIMKEIIGRGLGL; from the coding sequence ATGGAGCAGCATCTCTACGAGCGCGACCACGAGGAGTTCCGCGAGCTGTGCCGCGAGTTCCTGACCCGCGAGGCGGTGCCCCACCACGAGCGCTGGGAGGCCGACGGCATCGTCGACCGCGAGGTGTGGCGCCGGGCCGGGGCGGCTGGCCTGCTGGGCATGGACGTCGACGCGGAGTACGGCGGCGGCGGGCAGCGGGACTTCCGGTTCAACGCCGTGCTGGACGAGGAGATCGTCGCCAGCGGCTGCACGGGGCTCGGCTTCGGCCTGCACAACGACGTGGTGGCGCCGTACCTGACCGAGCTGACCACCGACGAGCAGCGCAAGCGCTGGCTGCCCGGGTTCTGCTCCGGCGACCTGGTCACCGCGATCGCGATGAGCGAGCCCGGCGCCGGCTCCGACCTGGCCGGGATCCGCACGAGCGCGGTCCGCGACGGCGACGGCTGGGTGCTCAACGGCCAGAAGACCTTCATCACCAACGGGGAGATGGCCGACCTGGTGGTCGTGGTCGTGCGTACCGCCCCGGAGCAGGGCGCGCACGGGGTGAGCCTGATCGCGGTGGAGAGCGGCACCCCCGGCTTCTCCCGGGGCCGGCGGCTGGCCAAGGTCGGGCTCAAGGCCAACGACACCGCCGAGCTGTTCTTCGACGACTGCCGGGTGCCGGCGGATAACCTGATCGGCACCGAGAACCACGGCTTCTACCACCTGATGGCCAACCTGCCCCGGGAGCGGCTCAGCATCGCGGTCGTCGCGGTGGCCGCCGCCGAGCGGCTGCTCGCCGTCACCCTCGACTACGCCCGCTCCCGGCAGGCGTTCGGCCGGCCGATCGGCGCGTTCCAGCACAACCGCTTCCTGCTGGCCGAGCTGGACACCGAGGTCACCATCGCCCGTACCTTCGTCAACCACTGCGTCGCGGAGTACGGCGCCGGCCGGCTCTCGGTCACCGACGCGGCCAAGGCGAAGTGGTGGACCACCGAGCTGCAGAACAAGGTCGCCGACCGCTGCGTGCAGCTGCACGGCGGCTACGGCTACATGCTGGAGTACCCGGTGGCAAAGGCGTGGCTGGACGGGCGGGTGCAGACGATCTACGGCGGCACCACCGAGATCATGAAGGAGATCATCGGCCGGGGCCTCGGGTTGTAA
- a CDS encoding regulatory protein RecX, producing the protein MAGRRARTGRGWDASPARAGDDSAPRPRRARRGRTDDTDPEAPPAPPRDEAELAREICLRQLAVRPRTRAELAGALAKRGISDEVSAEVLDRYDEVGIIDDAAFARAWVSSRHSGRGLSRRALANELRQRGVDGEVASEALGTLDEETEAETARALVERKLRTARGEPGAVFRRLVAMLARKGYPPGVAIRAVKDALAAQSAEAAEFAEQIDADALADAEGELDRDNRSPG; encoded by the coding sequence GTGGCAGGACGACGCGCCCGCACCGGGCGGGGCTGGGATGCCAGCCCCGCCCGCGCGGGTGACGACAGCGCGCCCCGGCCCCGTCGGGCCCGGCGCGGTCGTACCGACGACACCGACCCCGAGGCGCCCCCGGCCCCGCCGCGCGACGAGGCCGAGCTGGCGCGGGAGATCTGCCTGCGCCAGCTCGCCGTCCGACCGCGCACCCGGGCCGAGCTGGCCGGGGCGCTGGCGAAACGGGGGATCTCCGACGAGGTCTCGGCGGAGGTGCTCGACCGCTACGACGAGGTCGGCATCATCGACGATGCCGCCTTCGCCCGGGCCTGGGTGTCGAGCCGGCACTCCGGCCGGGGTCTGTCCCGCCGTGCGCTCGCCAACGAGCTGCGCCAGCGCGGGGTGGACGGCGAGGTCGCGAGCGAGGCGCTCGGCACGCTGGACGAGGAGACCGAGGCCGAGACCGCCCGCGCCCTGGTCGAGCGGAAGCTGCGCACCGCCCGGGGCGAGCCGGGCGCGGTCTTCCGGCGGCTGGTGGCCATGCTGGCCCGCAAGGGCTACCCGCCGGGCGTGGCGATCCGGGCGGTGAAGGACGCGCTCGCGGCGCAGAGCGCCGAGGCGGCCGAGTTCGCCGAGCAGATCGACGCGGACGCGCTCGCCGACGCTGAGGGCGAGCTGGACCGGGACAACCGCTCCCCCGGGTGA
- the recA gene encoding recombinase RecA, producing the protein MAAGPDREKALDLALAQIDKQFGKGSVMRLGERPVVQTSVIPTGSIALDVALGVGGLPRGRVVEIYGPESSGKTTVALHAVANAQRAGGIAAFVDAEHALDPEYAKALGVDTDSLLVSQPDTGEQALEIVDMLVRSGAIDIIVIDSVAALVPRAEIEGEMGDSHVGLQARLMSQALRKITGVLNNTGTTAIFINQLREKIGVMFGSPETTTGGRALKFYASVRLDVRRIESLKDGTDVVGNRTRCKVVKNKVAAPFKQAEFDIMYGKGISREGSLIDVGVEQAIIRKSGAWYTYDGDQLGQGKEKAREFLKENPDVAAEIEKKILEKLGVGVGAGDAAGGPELPPVDF; encoded by the coding sequence ATGGCCGCAGGGCCCGACCGGGAGAAGGCACTCGACCTTGCTCTCGCTCAGATCGACAAGCAGTTCGGCAAGGGTTCGGTGATGCGGCTGGGAGAGCGTCCGGTCGTTCAGACCTCGGTGATTCCGACGGGTTCGATCGCGCTCGACGTGGCGCTCGGCGTGGGCGGTCTGCCCCGGGGCCGGGTCGTCGAGATCTACGGCCCGGAGTCCAGCGGTAAGACCACGGTGGCCCTGCACGCGGTGGCCAACGCCCAGCGGGCCGGCGGCATCGCCGCCTTCGTCGACGCAGAGCACGCGCTCGACCCGGAATACGCCAAGGCCCTCGGCGTCGACACCGACTCCCTGCTGGTCTCCCAGCCGGACACCGGCGAGCAGGCGCTGGAGATCGTGGACATGCTGGTCCGCTCCGGCGCGATCGACATCATCGTGATCGACTCGGTGGCGGCCCTGGTGCCACGCGCCGAGATCGAGGGCGAGATGGGCGACAGCCACGTGGGCCTCCAGGCCCGGCTGATGAGCCAGGCGCTGCGGAAGATCACCGGTGTGCTCAACAACACCGGCACCACGGCGATCTTCATCAACCAGCTCCGCGAGAAGATCGGCGTGATGTTCGGCAGCCCCGAGACCACCACGGGCGGCCGGGCGCTGAAGTTCTACGCCTCGGTCCGGCTCGACGTGCGCCGCATCGAGAGCCTCAAGGACGGCACCGACGTGGTCGGCAACCGCACCCGGTGCAAGGTCGTGAAGAACAAGGTCGCGGCGCCGTTCAAGCAGGCCGAGTTCGACATCATGTACGGCAAGGGCATCTCCCGCGAGGGCTCGCTGATCGACGTGGGCGTCGAGCAGGCGATCATCCGCAAGTCCGGCGCCTGGTACACGTACGACGGCGACCAGCTCGGCCAGGGCAAGGAGAAGGCCCGGGAGTTCCTCAAGGAAAACCCGGATGTCGCCGCCGAGATCGAGAAGAAGATCCTCGAGAAGCTCGGCGTCGGGGTGGGCGCGGGCGACGCCGCCGGTGGCCCGGAGCTGCCGCCGGTCGACTTCTGA
- a CDS encoding amino acid ABC transporter permease: protein MSVLIDKFDVFAGGFWLTLQICVLAAVGALILGAVLAVLRISPVPPLRAVGTGYVNVFRNMPLTVVMFFAAFGLPALGSNADFLRVPGLDAVFSRLDTDLPYFRFALIALVLYTAAFVCEALRSGVNAVPAGQAEAARSLGLTFGQNLRYVVLPQSWKASVVPLGSVIIAMIKNSALVGFFGIVGDLSQTADQLTSAEGYAFVPVAIGISIGYLIMTVPLGALLDRIEKRQAVAR, encoded by the coding sequence GTGAGTGTGCTCATCGACAAGTTCGACGTCTTCGCGGGTGGTTTCTGGCTCACCCTCCAGATCTGCGTACTCGCCGCGGTCGGCGCCCTGATCCTGGGCGCCGTCCTGGCGGTGCTGCGGATCTCCCCGGTACCGCCGCTACGGGCGGTCGGCACCGGCTACGTCAACGTCTTCCGCAACATGCCGCTGACCGTGGTGATGTTCTTCGCCGCGTTCGGCCTGCCGGCGCTCGGCTCCAACGCGGACTTCCTGCGCGTCCCCGGCCTCGACGCGGTGTTCAGCCGGCTCGACACCGATCTGCCGTACTTCCGCTTCGCGCTGATCGCGCTGGTGCTCTACACCGCGGCGTTCGTCTGCGAGGCGCTGCGCTCCGGCGTGAACGCCGTGCCCGCCGGCCAGGCGGAGGCCGCCCGGTCGCTGGGCCTCACCTTCGGCCAGAACCTGCGGTACGTGGTGCTGCCGCAGTCCTGGAAGGCCTCGGTGGTGCCGCTCGGGTCGGTGATCATCGCGATGATCAAGAACTCGGCGCTCGTCGGCTTCTTCGGCATCGTCGGCGACCTCTCGCAGACCGCCGACCAGCTCACCTCGGCCGAGGGTTACGCCTTCGTCCCCGTCGCCATCGGCATCTCGATCGGATATCTGATCATGACCGTCCCCCTCGGCGCGCTCCTCGACCGGATCGAGAAGCGGCAGGCGGTGGCCCGATGA
- a CDS encoding nuclear transport factor 2 family protein: MTDARGLVEEFNAAWERGDLDAVVGFLSEDVTYCPSAWDGPAGTVRGRDAVRAVLASQLGPGPGPALGAVWADGERAVCEWAWAPAEDGTVLRGLDVYRVRDGRIVAKDVHGKITTPD, translated from the coding sequence GTGACCGACGCACGGGGATTGGTGGAGGAGTTCAACGCGGCCTGGGAGCGGGGGGACCTCGACGCGGTCGTCGGCTTCCTGAGCGAGGACGTCACGTACTGTCCCAGCGCCTGGGACGGGCCGGCCGGCACGGTGCGGGGGCGCGACGCGGTGCGCGCGGTTCTCGCCAGCCAGCTCGGTCCCGGACCAGGCCCGGCCCTGGGGGCGGTGTGGGCGGACGGCGAGCGGGCGGTCTGCGAGTGGGCGTGGGCGCCGGCCGAGGACGGTACGGTGCTGCGCGGGCTGGACGTCTACCGGGTGCGCGACGGGCGGATCGTCGCCAAGGACGTCCACGGCAAGATCACGACGCCGGACTGA
- a CDS encoding amino acid ABC transporter permease, translated as MSQQSVLYDVPGPRQRRLTLIGSVVATVLLLVGAYLLVYRPLDDKGQFSMELWGPLIDPSNENFSLVWDRIGLGFKNTLTAAALAIVSSLVVGTLLAVLRIQLKSLTQRRFTGLATPLAYLLRGLSTLLSAVTRVCVEVFRGLPVVITIFFVARGFPEFGVSFDTLWYLVIGLTIYNSVVIAEILRSGMEGLPGGQAEAAAAIGLSPAQTTRMILLPQAFRIMLPALISQLVVVLKDTSLGFIISYEETLNIGKQIIGVLDNPIQVYVVIAVMFIVVNYALSKLAQYVQRRLSRGRKTAGTPAQNPPPAALAAQSESNGQGI; from the coding sequence ATGAGCCAGCAGAGCGTCCTCTACGACGTCCCCGGCCCCCGGCAGCGCCGGCTCACGCTGATCGGCAGCGTGGTGGCGACGGTGCTGCTGCTCGTCGGCGCGTACCTCCTGGTCTACCGTCCGCTGGACGACAAGGGCCAGTTCTCGATGGAGCTCTGGGGGCCGCTGATCGACCCCTCCAACGAGAACTTCTCGCTGGTGTGGGACCGGATCGGCCTCGGCTTCAAGAACACGCTGACCGCCGCCGCCCTGGCGATCGTCTCCTCGCTGGTGGTCGGCACCCTGCTCGCGGTGCTGCGGATCCAGCTCAAGAGCCTGACCCAGCGCCGCTTCACCGGGCTCGCGACGCCGCTGGCGTACCTGCTGCGCGGGCTGAGCACGCTGCTGTCGGCGGTCACCCGGGTCTGCGTCGAGGTGTTCCGGGGCCTGCCCGTGGTCATCACGATCTTCTTCGTGGCCCGCGGCTTCCCCGAGTTCGGCGTCTCGTTCGACACGCTGTGGTACCTGGTCATCGGCCTGACCATCTACAACTCGGTGGTGATCGCCGAGATCCTGCGCTCCGGCATGGAGGGCCTGCCCGGCGGGCAGGCCGAGGCGGCGGCCGCGATCGGGCTCTCCCCGGCGCAGACCACCCGGATGATCCTGCTGCCGCAGGCGTTCCGGATCATGCTGCCGGCGCTGATCAGCCAGCTCGTCGTGGTGCTCAAGGACACCTCGCTGGGCTTCATCATCAGCTACGAGGAGACCCTGAACATCGGCAAGCAGATCATCGGCGTACTGGACAACCCGATCCAGGTCTACGTCGTGATCGCGGTCATGTTCATCGTGGTGAACTACGCGCTGTCGAAGCTGGCCCAGTACGTCCAGCGCCGGCTCTCCCGGGGCCGCAAGACCGCCGGCACCCCGGCCCAGAACCCGCCCCCGGCCGCGCTCGCCGCGCAGTCGGAAAGCAACGGCCAGGGCATCTGA
- the rny gene encoding ribonuclease Y has protein sequence MSGFDIVILAVVLVLTVVVLGAVLLGVRALRRFGAAPAPEDPAFIAEKDRQEQSLAALRTAADEANSTIDVAKSAVAAARTEAAAAKAEAKAARAEARRVLDDARAEADTVLERAHKQAEADAEQLRATARRSGEREVAVLAATTREQAAEVDRRAARMDERERLHTEEVERLAERERQLTAASAALSAREAALAQREAELAEAEAQRRRELERVAGLTADAARAELIEAIEVQAKREAALLVRDIESDARGTAEQRARHIVVDAIQRVASEQTAESVVSVLHLPGDEMKGRIIGREGRNIRAFESVTGVNLIIDDTPEAVLLSCFDPVRREVGRLTLEKLILDGRIHPHRIEEIYDLARHEVEELCQRAAEDALVEVGITEIHPELVTLLGRLRYRTSYGQNVLKHLVETAHIAGIMAAELRLDVPIIKRSAFLHDIGKALTHEVEGSHAIIGADLARKYGENEDVVHAIEAHHNEVPPQTIEAVLTQASDACSGGRPGARRESLEAYVKRLERIEEIAAGKLGVEKVFAMQAGREVRVMVKPDDVDDIGAAVLARDVAKQIEEELTYPGQIRVTVVRESRVTEIAR, from the coding sequence ATGAGCGGGTTCGACATCGTGATCCTCGCCGTGGTGCTGGTCCTGACCGTGGTCGTGCTCGGGGCGGTGCTGCTCGGCGTACGGGCGCTGCGCCGGTTCGGTGCGGCACCGGCGCCCGAGGACCCCGCCTTCATCGCCGAGAAGGACCGGCAGGAGCAGTCCCTCGCGGCCCTGCGTACCGCCGCCGACGAGGCCAACAGCACGATCGACGTGGCGAAGTCCGCCGTCGCGGCGGCCCGCACCGAGGCGGCTGCCGCGAAGGCCGAGGCGAAGGCGGCCCGGGCGGAGGCCCGCCGGGTGCTCGACGACGCCCGGGCGGAGGCCGACACCGTCCTGGAGCGGGCCCACAAGCAGGCCGAGGCGGACGCGGAGCAGTTGCGGGCCACCGCCCGGCGCAGCGGCGAGCGGGAGGTCGCGGTGCTCGCCGCCACCACCCGGGAGCAGGCCGCCGAGGTGGACCGGCGGGCGGCCCGGATGGACGAGCGCGAGCGGCTGCACACCGAGGAGGTGGAGCGCCTCGCCGAGCGGGAACGGCAGCTCACCGCCGCCAGTGCGGCCCTGTCGGCCCGCGAGGCCGCCCTCGCCCAACGCGAGGCCGAGCTGGCCGAGGCGGAGGCGCAGCGGCGCCGCGAGCTGGAGCGGGTCGCCGGCCTCACCGCCGACGCGGCCCGGGCGGAGCTGATCGAGGCGATCGAGGTCCAGGCCAAGCGGGAGGCCGCGCTGCTGGTCCGCGACATCGAGTCCGACGCCCGTGGCACCGCCGAGCAGCGCGCCCGGCACATCGTCGTCGACGCCATCCAGCGGGTCGCCAGCGAGCAGACCGCGGAGAGTGTGGTCAGCGTGCTGCACCTGCCCGGTGACGAGATGAAGGGGCGGATCATCGGCCGGGAGGGCCGCAACATCCGCGCCTTCGAGTCGGTCACCGGCGTGAACCTGATCATCGACGACACCCCCGAGGCGGTGCTGCTCTCCTGCTTCGACCCGGTGCGCCGGGAGGTCGGGCGGCTGACCCTGGAGAAGCTGATCCTGGACGGGCGGATCCACCCGCACCGCATCGAGGAGATCTACGACCTGGCCCGGCACGAGGTGGAGGAGCTCTGCCAGCGGGCCGCCGAGGACGCCCTGGTCGAGGTCGGCATCACCGAGATCCACCCGGAGCTGGTCACCCTGCTCGGCCGGCTGCGCTACCGGACGTCGTACGGGCAGAACGTGCTCAAGCACCTGGTGGAGACCGCGCACATCGCCGGCATCATGGCCGCCGAGTTGCGGCTGGACGTGCCGATCATCAAGCGCTCGGCGTTCCTGCACGACATCGGCAAGGCGCTCACGCACGAGGTGGAGGGCAGTCACGCCATCATCGGCGCCGACCTCGCCCGCAAGTACGGCGAGAACGAGGACGTCGTGCACGCCATCGAGGCGCACCACAACGAGGTGCCGCCGCAGACCATCGAGGCCGTCCTCACCCAGGCGTCCGACGCCTGCTCGGGCGGCCGGCCGGGGGCCCGGCGGGAGAGCCTCGAGGCGTACGTCAAGCGGCTGGAGCGGATCGAGGAGATCGCGGCCGGCAAGCTCGGCGTGGAGAAGGTCTTCGCCATGCAGGCCGGCCGGGAGGTCCGGGTGATGGTCAAGCCGGACGACGTCGACGACATCGGCGCCGCCGTGCTGGCCCGGGACGTGGCCAAGCAGATCGAGGAGGAGCTGACCTATCCGGGGCAGATCCGGGTGACCGTGGTCCGCGAGTCCCGGGTCACCGAGATCGCCCGCTGA
- a CDS encoding 3-keto-5-aminohexanoate cleavage protein, translated as MLKACLNGARGRDEHPAVPVTPAELAADAARCAGLGAGAVHVHPRDAAGRESLHPLVVAAALDAIRAARPGLPVGVSTGAWIEAQPAARVAAVRAWTVLPDFASVNAHEPGAEAVATALHERGVMVEAGLWTVDAVGAYARWRVPAGRILIECMAEDRAVALADAAAMLAALPSPAAGSPPVLLHAEGPATWPVLAEAVRRGLHSRVGLEDTLALPDGSPAPGNAALVAAALAAGAR; from the coding sequence GTGTTGAAGGCGTGCCTCAACGGGGCCCGAGGGCGTGACGAGCATCCGGCGGTGCCGGTCACCCCGGCCGAGTTGGCGGCCGACGCGGCTCGCTGCGCAGGGCTCGGCGCAGGGGCGGTGCACGTGCATCCCCGGGACGCCGCCGGCCGCGAGTCCCTGCACCCACTGGTGGTCGCCGCCGCGCTGGACGCGATCCGGGCCGCCCGGCCGGGGCTGCCGGTGGGAGTGAGCACCGGGGCCTGGATCGAGGCGCAGCCGGCCGCCCGGGTGGCTGCGGTCCGGGCCTGGACCGTGCTGCCCGACTTCGCCTCGGTCAACGCTCACGAGCCGGGCGCGGAGGCGGTGGCGACGGCGCTGCACGAGCGGGGCGTCATGGTCGAGGCGGGACTCTGGACGGTCGACGCGGTCGGGGCGTACGCGCGGTGGCGGGTGCCGGCCGGGCGGATCCTGATCGAGTGCATGGCCGAGGACCGGGCGGTGGCGCTTGCGGACGCCGCCGCGATGCTGGCCGCGCTGCCGTCCCCTGCGGCCGGGAGCCCGCCGGTCCTGCTGCATGCCGAGGGGCCGGCGACCTGGCCGGTGCTGGCCGAGGCGGTGCGCCGGGGCCTGCACAGCCGCGTCGGGCTGGAGGACACGCTGGCGCTGCCCGACGGCTCGCCCGCGCCCGGCAACGCCGCACTGGTGGCGGCGGCACTGGCGGCGGGCGCCCGCTGA
- a CDS encoding amino acid ABC transporter ATP-binding protein: MNDVTTGEPLIVLDSVNKWFGPLHVLDDVSLSVGRGEVVVVIGPSGSGKSTLCRTINRLEPINSGTITFDGQPLPAEGKALAKLRSEVGMVFQSFNLFAHKTILENVTLGPVKVRKEKPAAARERGLALLDRVGIANQADKFPAQLSGGQQQRVAIARALAMQPKAMLFDEPTSALDPEMVGEVLDVMTSLASEGMTMVVVTHEMGFARHAANRVIFMADGQLVEDAPPAEFFANPRSERAKDFLSKILTH; the protein is encoded by the coding sequence GTGAACGACGTGACGACGGGCGAACCGCTCATCGTGCTGGACTCGGTCAACAAGTGGTTCGGGCCGCTGCACGTGCTGGACGACGTCTCGCTGTCGGTCGGGCGCGGCGAGGTGGTCGTGGTGATCGGCCCGTCGGGCTCCGGCAAGTCGACGCTGTGCCGCACCATCAACCGCCTCGAACCGATCAACTCCGGCACGATCACCTTCGACGGGCAGCCGCTGCCGGCCGAGGGCAAGGCGCTGGCGAAGCTGCGCAGCGAGGTCGGCATGGTGTTCCAGTCGTTCAACCTCTTCGCGCACAAGACGATCCTCGAGAACGTCACCCTCGGGCCGGTCAAGGTCCGCAAGGAGAAGCCGGCGGCGGCGCGCGAGCGCGGCCTGGCCCTGCTGGACCGGGTCGGCATCGCCAACCAGGCCGACAAGTTCCCGGCCCAGCTCTCCGGCGGCCAGCAGCAGCGGGTGGCGATCGCCCGGGCGCTGGCCATGCAGCCCAAGGCGATGCTCTTCGACGAGCCGACCAGCGCGCTGGACCCGGAGATGGTCGGCGAGGTGCTGGACGTGATGACGTCGCTGGCCAGCGAGGGCATGACCATGGTCGTGGTGACCCACGAGATGGGCTTCGCCCGGCACGCGGCGAACCGCGTCATCTTCATGGCCGACGGCCAGCTGGTCGAGGACGCGCCGCCGGCAGAATTCTTCGCCAACCCGCGCAGCGAGCGCGCCAAGGACTTCCTGTCCAAGATCCTCACGCACTAG
- a CDS encoding DUF3046 domain-containing protein — MRLTDFWTRLEEAFGPGYAASIARDQVLSQLGGRTVEQALASGEQTHVVWRAVCAAYPDRVPARLR; from the coding sequence GTGCGGCTGACCGACTTCTGGACCCGGCTCGAGGAGGCGTTCGGCCCCGGCTACGCGGCCAGCATCGCCCGTGACCAGGTGCTCTCCCAGCTCGGCGGGCGGACCGTCGAGCAGGCCCTGGCGTCGGGTGAGCAGACCCACGTGGTGTGGCGCGCGGTCTGCGCCGCCTATCCCGACCGGGTGCCCGCGCGACTACGCTGA